The Cellulomonas sp. P24 genome contains a region encoding:
- the rpe gene encoding ribulose-phosphate 3-epimerase, with product MGILINPSILSADFANLERDLGAIARADYAHVDVMDNHFVPNLTIGLPVVTRLAEVSPVPLDVHLMIDDADRWAPAFAEAGAASVTFHLEAASAPVRLARELRRIGVKVGVALRPGTAVEPLVDLLPEFDMVLVMTVEPGFGGQSFIEGTLPKIRRTRAAITASGAPVRVQVDGGVSRATIGTIAAAGADVFVAGSAVYGAPDIPAEIDALRALAEAASRSS from the coding sequence GTGGGCATCCTGATCAACCCGAGCATCCTGTCTGCCGACTTCGCGAACCTCGAGAGAGATCTCGGCGCGATCGCCCGGGCGGACTACGCCCACGTGGACGTCATGGACAACCACTTCGTCCCGAACCTCACGATCGGTCTACCGGTCGTCACGCGGCTCGCCGAGGTCTCGCCGGTGCCGCTGGACGTGCATCTGATGATCGACGACGCGGACCGCTGGGCCCCGGCGTTCGCCGAGGCCGGGGCCGCGTCGGTGACGTTCCACCTCGAGGCCGCGAGCGCCCCGGTGCGGTTGGCGCGCGAGCTGCGCCGGATCGGCGTGAAGGTCGGGGTGGCGCTGCGTCCCGGCACGGCGGTCGAGCCGCTCGTCGACCTCCTCCCCGAGTTCGACATGGTGCTCGTCATGACGGTCGAACCGGGGTTCGGCGGGCAGTCGTTCATCGAGGGGACGCTGCCGAAGATCCGCCGCACGCGCGCGGCGATCACGGCCTCCGGGGCCCCGGTGCGGGTCCAGGTGGACGGAGGGGTCTCGCGCGCGACGATCGGGACGATCGCGGCGGCGGGTGCGGACGTCTTCGTCGCCGGGTCGGCGGTGTACGGGGCCCCGGACATCCCGGCCGAGATCGACGCGCTCCGGGCGCTGGCCGAGGCGGCGAGCCGGTCGTCCTGA
- a CDS encoding deaminase — translation MHRALSLAAQGPSHGPNPQVGCVLLSTSGTVVGEGWHRGAGTAHAEVAALDDARARGLDVRGGTAVVTLEPCNHTGRTGPCAVALADAGVSRVVYAVPDPNGAAAGGAASLRARGSTWSAATFAPTVSSSCVSGCMLSGPGDRSSR, via the coding sequence ATGCACCGCGCGCTGTCGTTGGCCGCCCAGGGGCCGTCCCACGGGCCCAACCCGCAGGTCGGCTGCGTTCTCCTGAGTACCTCCGGGACCGTGGTCGGCGAAGGGTGGCACCGGGGCGCCGGGACGGCGCATGCCGAGGTCGCTGCCCTGGACGACGCTCGTGCGCGGGGGCTCGACGTGCGTGGAGGCACGGCCGTGGTCACCCTGGAACCCTGCAACCACACCGGGCGCACGGGTCCGTGCGCGGTCGCCCTCGCCGACGCAGGGGTCTCGCGTGTCGTCTACGCCGTTCCCGACCCGAACGGTGCCGCGGCGGGAGGCGCCGCCTCGCTCCGTGCGCGGGGGTCGACGTGGTCGGCGGCTACCTTCGCACCGACGGTGAGCAGCTCCTGCGTGTCTGGCTGCATGCTGTCAGGTCCGGGCGACCGTTCGTCACGCTGA
- a CDS encoding RibD family protein — protein MVGGYLRTDGEQLLRVWLHAVRSGRPFVTLKLASSLDGRVAAADGSSRWITSEEARAHAHAVRERVDAIAVGTGTALEDDPSLTARAPSGALLEHQPLRVVVGHRDVAGAARLHGPGGELVVLRTHDVAEVMASLAAREVRHLLVEGGPTLATAFLRSGVVDELHAYVAPVLLGAGATSVLDLGIGTIAEAIRLSPQHLMSLGPDVLIVATPTSSATPGSTATGASVTSLAAGSSPATMSSATTVHQEEH, from the coding sequence GTGGTCGGCGGCTACCTTCGCACCGACGGTGAGCAGCTCCTGCGTGTCTGGCTGCATGCTGTCAGGTCCGGGCGACCGTTCGTCACGCTGAAGCTCGCCAGCAGCCTGGACGGTCGGGTCGCGGCGGCCGACGGATCCAGCCGGTGGATCACGTCGGAGGAGGCGCGTGCGCACGCCCACGCGGTTCGGGAGCGCGTCGACGCGATCGCCGTCGGGACCGGCACGGCGCTCGAGGACGACCCGTCGCTGACCGCACGGGCACCGTCGGGTGCGCTCCTCGAGCACCAGCCGCTGCGCGTGGTCGTCGGGCACCGCGACGTCGCGGGTGCGGCGCGGCTCCATGGCCCCGGTGGAGAGCTCGTCGTCCTGCGCACCCACGACGTGGCGGAGGTCATGGCGTCCCTGGCGGCGCGCGAGGTGCGTCACCTCCTGGTCGAGGGAGGTCCGACCCTGGCCACCGCGTTCCTGCGCTCGGGCGTCGTCGACGAGCTCCACGCGTACGTCGCGCCGGTGCTGCTGGGTGCCGGCGCAACCAGCGTGCTCGATCTCGGGATCGGCACGATCGCCGAGGCGATCCGGTTGAGCCCGCAGCACCTGATGTCGCTCGGGCCCGACGTGCTGATCGTCGCCACGCCCACGTCATCGGCCACGCCCGGATCGACGGCGACCGGCGCATCGGTCACGTCGCTCGCGGCCGGATCGTCACCGGCAACCATGTCGTCCGCCACCACCGTCCACCAGGAGGAGCACTGA
- a CDS encoding riboflavin synthase — MFTGIVEEVGEVVEIVHPGGPEDDARLTLRGPRVTSDVHRGDSICVSGVCLTVTELPGDGVFVADVMPETLRRTALGDLQPGSPVNLERAVRADARLGGHVVQGHVDGVGVITRRSPGPRWDDVEITIPADLARYVAEKGSVTVSGVSLTVTSVGSDVFGVSLIPTTLSETTLGGLGIGGRVNIEVDVIAKYVERLLAAGAPPRTGQDSSTEPTDSQRDQDAR; from the coding sequence ATGTTCACCGGGATCGTCGAAGAGGTCGGAGAGGTCGTGGAGATCGTCCACCCGGGCGGACCGGAGGACGACGCCCGGCTGACGTTGAGGGGGCCACGCGTGACGTCCGACGTCCACCGCGGCGACTCGATCTGCGTCTCGGGCGTGTGCCTGACGGTGACCGAGCTGCCGGGGGACGGGGTGTTCGTCGCGGACGTGATGCCCGAGACGCTACGGCGCACTGCGCTCGGCGATCTGCAGCCAGGCTCGCCGGTGAACCTCGAGCGCGCCGTGAGGGCGGATGCGCGGCTCGGCGGGCATGTCGTGCAGGGGCACGTGGACGGCGTGGGCGTGATCACCCGGCGTTCTCCTGGTCCACGGTGGGACGACGTCGAGATCACGATCCCAGCAGACCTGGCACGCTACGTGGCCGAGAAGGGCTCGGTGACCGTGAGCGGCGTGTCGCTGACCGTGACGTCGGTGGGGTCGGACGTCTTCGGCGTGTCGCTCATCCCGACCACTCTGAGCGAGACGACTCTCGGCGGTCTCGGGATCGGCGGTCGGGTCAACATCGAGGTGGACGTGATCGCGAAGTACGTCGAACGGCTCCTGGCGGCGGGTGCACCGCCGCGCACGGGGCAGGACAGCAGCACGGAACCGACCGACAGTCAGAGGGATCAGGACGCACGATGA
- the ribA gene encoding GTP cyclohydrolase II, protein MSTDTAPTPIRTGTVEEALDALRAGRPVLVADSPDRENEADVILAAQSATPEWVAWTIRHSSGYLCAPMPAARADALDLPLMVPHSQDPRRTAYTVTVDAARGVTTGISAADRASTLRVLADPASGPESLIRPGHVLPLRAVPGGVLHRSGHTEAAVDLCRLAGLEPVGAIAELVNDDGTMTRLGQASAVAQANGLVLLTIADLIAWRTSHGDLPVRESAPDGTGTGTALRPRVHETGTAALPTRHGVFRIHGYRDLRTGSEHVAMVSERAASGVPVVRVHSECLTGDAFASARCDCGPQLDAALATAASEGGAVVYLRGHEGRGIGLLAKISAYALQDEGRDTVEANIDLGWPADRREYGAAAAILHELGLDRIQLLTNNPAKVAGLTAHGIDVVEVRPIEVGRTPHNARYLKTKAQLMGHLLSDVPVGPVDSAPTTDDEETA, encoded by the coding sequence ATGAGCACCGACACGGCACCGACACCCATCCGGACCGGCACGGTGGAGGAGGCGCTTGACGCCCTGCGCGCGGGTCGACCGGTGCTCGTCGCCGACTCCCCGGACCGCGAGAACGAGGCCGACGTGATCCTCGCGGCACAGTCGGCGACACCGGAGTGGGTCGCATGGACGATCCGCCACTCGTCGGGATATCTGTGCGCCCCGATGCCGGCGGCCCGCGCGGACGCCCTGGACCTTCCGCTCATGGTGCCGCACAGCCAGGATCCGCGACGAACCGCGTACACCGTGACGGTCGACGCGGCGCGTGGGGTGACCACCGGCATCTCCGCGGCGGACCGGGCGTCCACGCTGCGGGTGCTGGCCGATCCGGCGTCGGGCCCGGAGAGCCTCATCCGGCCGGGGCACGTGCTGCCGCTCCGGGCGGTTCCCGGCGGCGTCCTCCACCGTTCGGGCCACACCGAGGCAGCGGTGGACCTCTGCCGGCTCGCGGGGCTCGAACCCGTCGGTGCGATCGCCGAGCTCGTGAACGACGACGGCACGATGACTCGCCTCGGCCAGGCGTCCGCCGTCGCGCAGGCGAACGGGCTCGTCCTGCTGACGATCGCCGACCTGATCGCCTGGCGGACCTCCCACGGCGACCTGCCGGTGCGCGAGAGCGCGCCGGACGGCACCGGGACCGGCACAGCACTGCGCCCACGCGTCCACGAGACCGGGACGGCCGCGCTGCCGACCCGGCACGGTGTGTTCCGGATCCACGGGTACCGCGACCTGCGGACGGGGTCGGAGCACGTCGCGATGGTCTCCGAGCGAGCGGCGAGTGGCGTCCCGGTCGTGCGCGTGCACTCCGAGTGCCTGACCGGCGACGCGTTCGCGTCCGCACGGTGCGACTGCGGCCCGCAGCTCGACGCCGCCCTGGCGACCGCGGCGAGCGAGGGCGGCGCGGTCGTGTACCTGCGCGGCCACGAGGGGCGCGGGATCGGCCTCCTGGCGAAGATCTCGGCCTACGCCCTCCAGGACGAGGGCCGTGACACCGTCGAGGCGAACATCGACCTCGGGTGGCCGGCGGACCGGCGGGAGTACGGTGCGGCGGCGGCGATCCTGCATGAGCTCGGTCTGGACCGGATCCAGCTGCTGACGAACAACCCGGCCAAGGTCGCGGGGCTCACCGCGCACGGGATCGACGTCGTCGAGGTGCGGCCGATCGAGGTCGGGCGCACCCCGCACAACGCGCGGTACCTGAAGACCAAGGCTCAGCTGATGGGCCATCTGCTGAGCGACGTGCCGGTCGGGCCCGTCGACTCGGCCCCGACCACCGACGACGAGGAGACGGCGTGA
- the ribH gene encoding 6,7-dimethyl-8-ribityllumazine synthase translates to MSGAGAPRVTTDGTGLRVAVIAASWHTQIMDGLLGGAERALEAAGVTDVTIVRVPGSFELPVAAARAAQQGFDAVVALGVVIRGGTPHFEYVCSAATMGLTDVAVRTGVPIGFGVLTCDNEVQAFERAGLPGSREDKGAEAAEAAVATAVALRAL, encoded by the coding sequence GTGAGCGGCGCAGGAGCACCGAGAGTCACCACCGACGGCACCGGGCTGCGGGTCGCCGTGATCGCGGCGAGCTGGCACACCCAGATCATGGACGGTCTGCTCGGCGGTGCCGAGCGGGCGTTGGAGGCGGCAGGCGTCACGGACGTGACGATCGTGCGGGTGCCCGGGTCGTTCGAGCTGCCGGTGGCGGCGGCACGTGCCGCTCAGCAGGGCTTCGACGCCGTCGTGGCCCTCGGTGTCGTGATCCGCGGTGGGACGCCGCACTTCGAGTACGTCTGCTCGGCGGCGACCATGGGTCTGACCGACGTCGCGGTCCGGACCGGTGTGCCGATCGGTTTCGGAGTCCTCACGTGCGACAACGAGGTGCAGGCCTTCGAGCGCGCCGGTCTTCCCGGGTCGCGTGAGGACAAGGGAGCCGAGGCGGCGGAGGCGGCCGTCGCGACCGCGGTCGCGCTCCGCGCGCTGTGA